The DNA sequence CATTTTCAAAGGGATCCTATAGGAATTTCAAACAGTCTGTTTCAGGTCCTCCATAACACTGAGCTCTATGACTGTTATAATGTAGACTGCAGTGCTCCACACACCTATTCCCATGTGTGACTGACTTGGGTCTCTGTATTGTTTTTCTCCACAGGCAGCTCCATCGTGAGGACCTTCGCCAGGAGGTTAGTCACAGAAGGGTCCGCGGTCACAGACGAGCCAATAGATCTAGACCTATTGGACTACTACACAGACATAGACAGTAATGGGACTGGAGTTGGACTTAACAATGTGTCCGGACCGGGAGAGAGAGTTGGGTTTATAAATGGGTCCAGACTGAGACCGTTGGAACTGGGCTCTGCCAAGAATGCTACAGAAGTCTGGTCTTATACCATCTCTGTTGTGGCCAACAACTTCCTCACAGGCCACCTCTCTACCATTTTCATCCCAACGCTTTACACCATCGTCTTCCTCATCAGCGTGCCTCTTAACATTGTTGCCATGGTGACCTTTGCCCAACGGATCCGGCCCATGAAGCCGGCAGTGATCTACATGCTGAACCTGGCAGCCGCCGACCTGCTGTTCGCCCTGCTGCTGCCCTTCAAGATCGTCTACCACTACAATGGCAATGACTGGGGCTTCAGCGAGGGGTTGTGCCGCCTGGTCACTGCGGCCTTCTACTGCAACATGTACTGCTCCATCCTCCTCATGACCTGTGTCAGCGTGGACCGCCTGCTGGCAGTGGCTTACCCCATCAACTCCCTGGCCTGGAGGAGCCCCCGTAACGCAGCCTTAGCCTGTAGCGCCATGTGGATCCTGGCTGTGGGTGGCTCGCTGCCTCTTGTCCTCTCACAGCAGACAGTCTACTACAACCCACTGGATATCACCACCTGCCATGACATCCAGGACCTGGAGCTGTTAGAGGAGCAATACGTCTTCTTCTTTCCTATGCTCTCCTGCACCCTCTACTTCCTGCCGCTGTTCATAATGGTGACCTGTTACTCCCGGGTGGTGCAGGTGCTCAACAAGGCTCCGTGCGGTGTTGTAGGTAAATACAAACCAGGGAAACCAGACATAATGTACTTCATTTGGCTAATCTGTTTCTTAATCTTGATGCAGCAGGTCTGTTTAAAAAATACATCTCATTAGAGGATAATAATATTTTCTATTGTAATTTGATCTGATCTAGGCCGTTCGAGGCAGAAGGCACGGGCTGTGGTGATGGCGGTTACTGTGCTTGTGGTGTTCGTGGTCTGTTTCACACCCACCAACTCCATTCTCCTCGCTCACTACCTCCAGATCGCTGGGCTGGTGGGTGGGGAGCCAGACGCTACCCACGTGGCCTACCTGGTGTCACTATGTTTGGGGAGCATCAGCTGCTGCCTGGACCCCTTGGTCTACTATTTTGGCTCGTCCCAGTGCCAGAGACAGCTGGAGGGGGCGCTGGGATGCCAGGCATCTGCCGAGGGAAGGAAGAGTCTGGCCTCGTCCTCTGGTTCCTCCAGGACCAGCACCAGGACCAGAATAAGCACGAGGACCAGCACTAGGATTACTAAGGTGGACACCTTCCAGGCCAGCCTCAGCAGCCAGTACAAGAAACTCCTGGTCTGATGGatggagacacagagagctgtTTCTTTTTCACTGACTAAAATTAAGAATATATATTTAGTATATGCTGTATTTAGACTGTTTCAGACAGTGCAAGATGCTTCTGGTCTGACAGATAGACATGGACCAAAGCTAGGCTTTTTCTGAGGAGAAAGAATGGATTTGACTTGTATGATGAATTCAGTCAGACATTCATCCATAGGTCTGGGTTAGCTATGACTCTAAATAATATAACTCTAAATATGAAGAAGAGATATACATTTCCGTTGTTTCAGACAGTGCAAGAAGCTG is a window from the Salmo trutta chromosome 23, fSalTru1.1, whole genome shotgun sequence genome containing:
- the LOC115159723 gene encoding proteinase-activated receptor 1 — translated: MFFKAFLFLAGVHAASGVFNGSSIVRTFARRLVTEGSAVTDEPIDLDLLDYYTDIDSNGTGVGLNNVSGPGERVGFINGSRLRPLELGSAKNATEVWSYTISVVANNFLTGHLSTIFIPTLYTIVFLISVPLNIVAMVTFAQRIRPMKPAVIYMLNLAAADLLFALLLPFKIVYHYNGNDWGFSEGLCRLVTAAFYCNMYCSILLMTCVSVDRLLAVAYPINSLAWRSPRNAALACSAMWILAVGGSLPLVLSQQTVYYNPLDITTCHDIQDLELLEEQYVFFFPMLSCTLYFLPLFIMVTCYSRVVQVLNKAPCGVVGRSRQKARAVVMAVTVLVVFVVCFTPTNSILLAHYLQIAGLVGGEPDATHVAYLVSLCLGSISCCLDPLVYYFGSSQCQRQLEGALGCQASAEGRKSLASSSGSSRTSTRTRISTRTSTRITKVDTFQASLSSQYKKLLV